The region ATAGAAAATATTTTTACCAAACTTCACAAGCATCTACACTAAGGCAAATAAACTTTGTCTAAAAGTTCATTATATTCTAAATCCGCTTCGCTATCTAAAGTTATTCCGCCTCCACTTTTGTAAATATAACCGTCCCCAGTTTTTTCAACAAAACGAATCATTACACCGCTATCAAATTTTTCTCCATCGTAGATGCCAAAGACACCGCTGAAAAAACCTCTATCGTAGCCTTCAATATTTTTTATAATCTCTAAAGTGCTTTTTTTTGGTGTTCCGCTTATACTACCAGCTGGAAGAAGAGCTTTTAATATATCGCCTATTTTTTCATGCCAATCTTTGCCAACATAACCACTAATGTGTGAGCTTACTTGCAAAAGTTCTTTTTCTCCAGAGTCTATCTTTTGAACATATCTAAACTCTTTAACCTTAACTTTAGATGCTACTATTGATAAATCGTTTCTCAAAAGATCAACAACCATAGTGTGTTCAGCCATCTCTTTTTTATTGCTAAGTATTTTCTCTTTTGCATCTATTATAGATGCATCTATAGTCCCTTTCATGGGAAAAGTGTGAATTAAAGAGTCTTTTATGTGTATGAATTTTTCAGGTGAAAAACATACAAACTTATCTTTATATCTAAGTTTGTAACTTGCATTTGCTACATCATAAATCTCTTTTAGAGTTAAATCTGAGTAGATTTTTGTTGGAGCTGTAAGATTTAAAAGATATGTGTCGCCCGATTTTATATGCTCTATAATTTTATCAAACTTCTTTTTGTAAGCATCAAAACTTATAGCTTCTTTTTTAAAAAATTCATTATGTTTAGTTTTTGCATAATTTTCATCTATACAAAATTCAATGTCATGATTAGAAAGTTTATCCAAAGGGATAGCTTCAATATTTTGCGCTAAAAAATCACTTATAAATAAAAAAGGCACCCTCTTTTTGCCTAACTCATTTAGATGCTCAAATGTCATGTATAAGTTTTTTTAAAACCGCCATTCTTATAGAGACACCATTTGTAACCTGCTCTAGCACCTTGCATCTCTTATCTGCTAAAAGTGCATCGCAGATATCTACATTTCTATGAACTGGACCAGGGTGTAAAAGTAGTATATCTCTATCTCCAACCAGTTCCGTAGTTATACAAAAATCACTCGCATAATCTTTAAGAGATGCATAACTTTGAGAAGAGTGTCTCTCCGTTTGAGTTCTAAGGCTCATTATGGCGTCAACTTCATCAATGATTTCTTTTAAAAAGTGAGTAGTTCTAAGTTTAGTCTTTGGCAAAAAATGCGGAGGTGCTACTAAGATAACTTCCATACCAAATCTTGTGAGTAGTTCTATGTTTGAGTTAGCAACTCTTGAGTTTTTTATATCTCCAACTATGGCTATTTTTTTGCCTCTTACATCTTTAAAGTGTTCTGTTAAAGTAAACAAATCAAGAAGCGCTTGAGTTGGATGAGCATGAGCACCATCACCTGCATTTATGATAGCTGATTTTGTATGGTTTGACAATATCTTGGGAACACCAGCGTTTTGATGCCTAACAACTATGGCATGAGGGTTCATAGCATCCAAATTCATGGCAGTATCTACTAAAGTTTCACCTTTTTTAGTAGAACTTTTTGCAACATCTAAGTGAACCATCTCAGCACCGAGTCTCTTTGCAGCTATCTCAAATGAACTTCTAGTTCTTGTAGAGTTTTCAAAAAAAAGTGTAATTATAATTTTATCTTGAAGTATTCTCTCAAATCCACCGCTACCAAATTTTCTTGCATCTGCAAAGATTTCTTCTATCTCTTGAACGTTAAAGTCATCTGTACGTATTAAATGTTGCATATTCATCTTCTGTAAATAATTTTACAGATTATACAAGACATCGCAAATGGTGTCAATATTTTCACTGACTTTCATCACTTGAAATCCTTGATGTAAAAAATACGGCTCAGAAACTCTTGAAAAACTCTCATCATTTTCTCTGCAATTAAAAGCTACGGCATATTTTATCTTTTTATCTTCTAGTAGTTTTTCACTCAAAAGTGTATCATTTATGCATCCAAGTGAGCAGTGTGTAACTAAGAGTGCGCAGGCTTTAAAGTGAGTTATCAAATCAACCATCATAGTATCTTCATCAACTGGCACAAAAAGCCCGCCTGCCCCTTCTATGATAAGAACATCACAAAGTTTTTCAAGTTTTTTTATTGCATCATCTAATTTTTTAAAATCTAATTTTGCATTGTTTGAAGAGATAAAAGGAGTAGCTGGCAATTCATAAGTTATGGGAACAATATCTTCAACTTTTATATATTTAAACTCAGCATTTAACTCCTGTACAGTTTTTAAAAGTTCACTACCATCAGGAGCAAAACCATTTATAACTCCAGTTTCTATGGGCTTTATAACACCAACTCTTAAACCTCTAGATGCAAACTCTTTTAAGAGCAGTTTTGTTGTGTAAGTTTTACCTATATCTGTATTTGTTGCTGTTATAAAAATTCTTTTTTTCAAAGTTATCCCTAATTTGCTATAATCACTTATAATTTAAAGGCATATATAAATGAATAATTTTGAAGAGTATTGTACCAAATTTGTCCAATCAATAGGGAACAAAGAGGGAGCAGTTAGTCCAGTTATTACGAGTTCAGCATCTTTTGCTTATGGCACTCCAGAAATAGCAGAGGGAATTTTTGATGGAAGTATTAAAAAACCTCTATATTCTCGTATGGGAAATCCAACTACGGCAAAACTTGAGAGTATAATGGCGCAAATGGATGGAGGAGTAGCAGCGATAGCAACTAGCTCAGGTATGGGAGCTACAACTCTTGCTTGTATGTCACTTCTTGCTTACGGAGATGAAATCATTTCTATAGGTGGATTATTTGGTGGAACTTATGCGTTTTTTTCAGAAACACTAATTCGTTTTGGCATAAAAACTAACTTCTTTGATGTTGATGATTTTAAGGCAATAAAAGAAGCTATAAATGAAAACACAAAAATTATCTTTTTAGAGAGTGTTGGAAATCCAAATATGAGACTTCCAGATATAAAACAAATCGCACAAATAGCAGATAAAGCAGGAGTTATTTTTGTAGTTGATAACACAATTACACCTCTTAGCATCTCTCCTTTAGCTCTTGGCGCAGATATCAGCATCTACTCAACTACAAAATTAATCTCAGGAAATTCTTCAGCACTTGGAGGATGCGCAGTATTTCGTGCAATTAACGTAGATGCTGACAAACTAAAATCTCCAAGATATGAATTTTTAACAAAGTTTATAAAAGGTGCAGGAAAAATGGCACTCTTTGCAAATGCCAAAAAAAGAGCCTTAAGAGATTTTGGAATGAGCGCAAATGCAAATGCAAGCTATCAAACTATGCTCGGACTTGAGACTCTTCCTATTAGACTCTCTAGAATAACGCACAGCGTAGAAGTCATAACATCTACACTTAGTGAAAGTGGCTTAGATATAAATCATCCATCACTAAAATCACACCCTCATCATGATAGATACATCAATGATTTTCAAAATGGTTGTGGTACACTTTTTACTATTGATATGAAAAGTAAAGAGAGAGCTTTTGAGTTTTTAAATAAAACAAAACTAGCAACTCTAACAGCAAATATAGGTGATAACAGAACTCTAGCACTTCACATGGCTTCAACTATATATAGAGATTTTGATGAAAAAACAAGAAAATTTTTGGGAATAAGTGATGGCCTTATCCGAATCTCTGTAGGTTTAGAAAATCCACAAGATATTATTGAAGATTTTTTACAAGCGAGTGAGCAATAATGGCGATGGATACAGATTTAGAACTTTGCGATGAAGTAAAGATAAAATATCCAAAAAAGTATAAGGTTTTTCTTTTAAATGATGACTATACTTCTATGGATTTTGTGGTAGATATTTTAATGAGTATATTTCATAAAAGCTACACTCAAGCAGAACAGATTATGCTTGATATTCATAAAAAAGAGCGCGGACTATGCGGTGTTTACACTCATGAAATTGCAGAAACTAAAGTTATGCAAGTACACAAAAAAGCTAAAGACAATGGCTTTCCACTAAAAGCAATAATGGAAGAAGAATAAAATGATAAGTACAAATTTAAATGACATTTTTCAAAAATCAATCCTCTACGCGAAAGAGCTAAGACACGAATATTTAACCATAGAACATGTTTTTTATCTACTACTTAACTCTTATGAGGGTGCAGAAATTATACGCACTTGTGGAGGAGAAGTAGATAAAATGAAAGAAGAGTTAAAAAATTATATACTCACAAATATAGAGACTCTTCCTGAAAATATCAAACAAGACCCTTATGAGAGTTTAGCTCTCTCAAGACTTATAGACAATATGATAAAACATATCCAAAGTGCACAACAAGCTAGTGCTGATGTAGGAGACCTTTTAGCTGCTTTATATGAAGAAGAAAACAGTTTTAGTTACATACTTTTAAATGAGTATCAAATATCTAAACTTGATATTTTAGAACTTATTTCACATCGTGAACCATCTGAAGTATCTAGTGAAAAAGAGAAATTTTTAAATAAATACTGCATAAATCTTCTTGAAAAAGCAAAAGAGGGAAAAATTGATCCCGTAATTGGTCGAGAGAGTGAGATAAAAAGAGTTGTGCAAATACTATGTAGGCGCAAAAAGAACAATCCTATCTTAGTTGGAGAAGCTGGAGTTGGTAAAACCGCTATAGCTGAGGGACTTGCACTTGAAATTTCAAATGCAAATGTACCTGACATCATAAAAGAAGCTGAACTTTTTGCCTTAGATTTAAGTGCTTTGCTTGCAGGAACAAAATACAGAGGAGATTTTGAAAAGAGACTAAAAGGCGTGATGGATGAGTTAAAAACACATCCAAATGCTATTTTATTTATAGATGAGATTCATACTCTTATAGGTGCTGGAGCTACAAGCGGTACAATGGATGCAGCAAACCAACTAAAACCAGCTTTAGCATCTGGGGAGTTAAAATGCATGGGTGCTACAACTTTTGCAGAGTACAGAAACGGTTTTGAAAAAGACAAAGCACTAAGTAGAAGATTTTCCAAAGTAGATGTTGATGAGCCATCTGTAAAAACGAGCTATAAAATCTTAAAAGGTTTAAAAAGCAGATACGAAAAGCATCATAATGTAACTTATACAAATGAAGCACTAAAGAGTTCTGTTGAACTTTCTAAAAGATATATTACAGACAGATTTCTACCAGATAAAGCCATCGATATTATAGATGAAACAGCAGCTTCTTTTCATCTAAAAAACCGCAAAAAAAGAAAAGTTACAGCTCAAGATATAGAAAAAACAATTTCAAATATCATTGGCATCTCGAGCTCAAAAGTAAGTAAAGATGAAATTAGTTCACTTATGAACTTAGAGAGTAGTTTAAAACAAAAAGTTATCGGTCAAGATGCAGCTGTTATAGAAGTTGCAAAAGCTATAAAAATATCTAAAGCAGGACTTACTCCATCAAATAAACCGATAGCTTCATTTTTGTTCTCAGGTCCAACTGGTGTTGGTAAAACAGAGCTTGCAATCTCACTAAGTCAAACTTTAGGCATAAACTTTGAAAGATTTGATATGAGTGAATATATGGAGAAACATGCACTATCTCGTCTTGTTGGAGCACCTCCTGGTTATGTTGGATATGAGCAAGGTGGACTTTTAACGGAAGCTATAAAAAAGCACCCTTATAGTGTCTTGCTTTTAGATGAAATAGAAAAAGCTCATCCAGATTTAATAAATATCCTACTGCAAATTATGGATAGTGCTACTTTAACTGATAACAATGGTTATAAAGCAAATTTTCAAAATATTATTTTAATAATGACTTCAAATATAGGTGCTAATGCTAGAAGTGTTATGGGTTTTAACAAAGATGAAAGCATCTCAAAAAATGAAGAATTAAAATCATTTTTTGCACCTGAATTTAGAAATAGGTTAGATGCTATTATTGAGTTTACTCAACTTAGTTTAGACACAGTAAAAGACATTGTAAGTAAATTTATAAATGAGCTAAATAAAGATTTAAAAAAGAAAAAAATAACTGTAACAATCTCAGAAAAAGCAAGAGATTTCATTGCTAAAAGTGGATACTCTAAAGAGATGGGAGCAAGACCATTAAAAAGATACATTCAAGATAATATAACAAATAAATTAAGCGATGAAATACTTTTTGGAACACTAAAAAATGGTGGAAATGTTGAAGTAGAATTCAGTAAAAAATTAATTTTAAAATTTAAAAAACCTGATGATTCCACAATTAAATAAATATGAACTAAAATTTCCAAATGTAGAAAAAGCAAATCCAGATGGAATCTTAGCTTGGGGAGGGGATTTATCTCCTTCAAGATTAATACTCGCCTATGAAAACGGCATCTTTCCTTGGTTCAATCATGGAGACCCAATATTATGGTGGTCACCAAACCCTAGATTTATTATGGAACTAGATGATTTTAAAATCAGCAAATCACTTAAAAAAAGCATGAAAAAGTTTGAATACAAGTTTGATAATAACTTTGAAGAAGTAATGCGTAAATGCTCTAATATACAAAGAAATAATCAAGCAGGAACATGGATAAGTTCTGATATTATTGAAGCTTTTACTACTCTTCGTGGTATGGGCAGAGCACATTCAATTGAGAGTTATAAAGATAATAAACTGGTTGGTGGGCTTTATGGACTAGCTATCGGAAAAGTGTTTTGTGGAGAATCAATGTTTGCAGAAGTAAGTGACGCTTCTAAGTCTGCTTATGCAATTTTAGTCAAACATTTAAAAAAATGGGGATATGACTTTATAGATTGTCAAGTACCAACAGAGCATCTAAGGAGTTTAGGTGCAAAAGAAGTAAAAAGAGAATACTTTATAAATAGATTATTAAAAGTAAAAATGGAAAAAATAAATAATAATTGGGAAATAGATAAAGAGTTAATATAAAGTCAGATTATTAAATTTGATTGTTGTATTGATAAATAAAGAAGTAAAAGTAAGAAATGATCAACTAGGCAGCGACCTACGTTCCCACACCTGAAAGGTGCAGTATTATCAGCGATGAGAGGCTTAGCTTCTGGGTTCGGAATGGAGCCAGGCGTTTCCCTCTCTCTATAGCCACCTAGACAATCACATATCAATATATCATACATAAAGCAGATATACTCAAATATGATTGTAAGAGTCAATCGATTGAGTGTTTAATGAGAATACTCATTAAAGTATATTTGTTAAAGTCAACAATGTTCTAAATAACTCTATGTATATGTTATATACACTAAACAAGGTAGTGAACGAATTGTAATTCTAATTAAAGAATATGTAAAAAAGACAAACGTACTATTAGTACTGGTCAGCTAAACACGTTACCGTGCGTACACATCCAGCCTATCAAGCTTGTAGTCTTCAAGCGTACTTCAGGGAACGTTCATCTTGGAGTTGGCTTCCCGCTTAGATGCTTTCAGCGGTTATCTCATCCGTGCGTAGCTACCCAGCGATGCTCTTGGCAGAACAACTGGTGCACCAGTGGCACGTCCAACCCGGTCCTCTCGTACTAGGGTCAGCTCTCCTCAACGTTCCTACGCCCACGGAAGATAGGGACCGAACTGTCTCACGACGTTCTGAACCCAGCTCGCGTACCGCTTTAAATGGCGAACAGCCATACCCTTGGGACCTGCTCCAGCCCCAGGATGCGATGAGCCGACATCGAGGTGCCAAACCTCCCCGTCGATGTGAGCTCTTGGGGGAGATCAGCCTGTTATCCCCGGCGTACCTTTTATCCTTTGAGCGATGGCCCTTCCACACAGAACCACCGGATCACTATGACCGTCTTTCGACTCTGCTTGAGATGTATCTCTCACAGTCAGGCTAGCTTATGCCATTATACTCTACGAGGGATTTCCAACCCCTCTGAGCTAACCTTTGTAAGCCTCCGTTACTTTTTAGGAGGCGACCGCCCCAGTCAAACTACCCACCAGACATTGTCCTCGCATGAGATAATCATACGGAGTTAGCTATCAGAATATTCAAGGGTGGTATCTCAAGGATGTCTCCTCTAGAACTTGTGTCCTAGTATCAATGACTCCCACCTATCCTGCACATGAATATCCCAATAGCAGTGTCAAGCTATAGTAAAGGTGCACGGGGTCTTTCCGTCTTTCCGCGGGTAGGAGGAATTTTCACCTCCACTACAATTTCACTGGATCCATTGTTGAGACAGCTCCCATCTCGTTACGCCATTCATGCAGGTCGGTATTTAACCGACAAGGAATTTCGCTACCTTAGGACCGTTATAGTTACGGCCGCCGTTTACTCGGGCTTCAATTCACCACTTCGCAGAGCTAATGGATCCTTTTAACCTTCGAGCACCGGGCAGGCGTCACACCCTATACATCCTCTTACGAGTTAGCAGAGTGCTGTGTTTTTGGTAAACAGTCGGGAGGGACACTTTGCTGCCACCCATCAATGCTTCAGAGAGTAAATCTCTTAACAAATAGGGCACACCTTATACCGAAGATACGGTGCTAGTTTGCAGAGTTCCTTAACAATGGTTCATCCACGCGCCTTAGAATACTCATCTCACCCACCTGTGTTGGTTTACGGTACGGGCAACATTACATCTCGTTTAGAGGCTTTTCTCGGCACGACAGTATCGACGATTCTAAACGCTCTCCGAAGAGATTGTTCAGCCTGTAAGATCTCGGTCTCATGTAAAGCGGATTTTCCTACTTCACGACCTACATCCTTCGAGCCACTATTCCATCAGTGACCTCGTCTAACTCTATGCGTCCCCCCATCACTCAAGCGATGTAATGTCGGTATCGGAATATTAACCGATTTGCCATCGTCTACCCCTTTCGGACTCGACTTAGGTCCCGACTAACCCTACGATGACGAGCATCGCGTAGGAAACCTTGGGTTTACGGCGAAGAAGATTCTCACTTCTTTTCTCGCTACTCATGCCTGCATGCTCACTTCCATCCGCTCCACCACTCCTTACCGGTATGGCTTCAACGCTGAATGGAACGCTCTCCTACCACTTGACCTAAAGGTCAAATCTAAAGCTTCGGTGTTTATCTTAGCCCCGTTATATTTTCGGCGCAGAATCGCTAGACCAGTGAGCTGTTACGCTTTCTTTAAAGGATGGCTGCTTCTAAGCCAACCTCCTGGTTGTCACAGCAACTCCACATCCTTTTCCACTTAGATAAAACTTTGGGACCTTAGCTGTTAGTCTGGGTTGTTCCCCTCTCGACGATGGATTTTATCACCCACCGCCTGACTCCCGAGGTTACACGTATAGTATTCGGAGTTTGATAGGGTTTGGTACCGCGGTAAGCAGCCCTAGCCCTGTCAGTGCTCTACCCCTATACGCTAATGCTCGAGGCTATACCTAAATATATTTCGGAGAGAACCAGCTATCACTGAGTTTGATTGGCCTTTCACCCCTATCCACAAGTCATCCCAAGAATTTTCAACTTCTACGGGTTCGGTCCTCCACTGGCTCTTACACCAGCTTCAACCTGCTCATGGATAGATCACTCAGTTTCGGGTCTGCAGCATCTGACTATGTCGCCCTATTAAGACTCGCTTTCGCTACGGCTTCTCGTTCGATTAACCTTGCCAGATACCACAACTCGCAGGCTCATTATGCAAAAGGCAGTCCGTCACACTTATATATAATAGTGCTCCGAATGATTGTAAGCCATAGGTTTCAGGTTCTATTTCACTCCGCTCACCGCGGTCCTTTTCACCTTTCCCTCACGGTACTTGTTCGCTATCGGTCTAGTAGTAGTATTTAGGGTTGGAGGGTGGTCCCCCCATATTCAGTCAAGATAACACGTGTCCCGACCTACTCATTCGTTAACCTAGTACCACATAATGATTTTCGCTTACAGGAGTATCACCCTCTATGCTCACTCTTTCCAAAGTGTTCAGCTAATCAATATGCTATCGCTAACCGCCCTACTCCCATTTCGCTCGCCGCTACTTTGGGAATCTCGTTTGATTTCTCTTCCTTTGGGTACTGAGATGTTTCACTTCCCCAAGTTCGCCCCCCGTAGGGTAACACGATTCACACCGTGCTGGGTCGCCCCATTCAGAAATCCCCGGATCAAAGCTTCTTGGCAGCTCCCCGAGGCTTATCGCAGCCTAGTACGTCTTTCATCGCCTCTACTAGCCAAGGCATCCACCTATGGCCCTTAATATCTTTTTATTCTATATTGCGTTCACTACCTTGTTTAATGTACTTATACATCAAACAGATAGTACTGTTTATTGTAGTTATTTAGTTAATATAATTGATTCATTGATTGTAAACAATCTCTGTCTCTTTTATATATGTTGACTTTAACAATTATAATTTAATGAACTTTTTGGTTTAAAACCAAATATAAACTCTTATAGTTAAGAACTTATATTTAGTTTGAAACATTGTTTTTGTGCTAGTTGTGTTCAAAGAAGAAGCGAAGCATACTAAAAGTATGTGAGTTTCTTGTTTGAGCGCAAATAGTGCAAAAAATGGTGGGCCTACCAGGACTTGAACCTGGGACCTCACCCTTATCAGGGGTGCACTCTAACCAGCTGAGCTATAGGCCCTTTTGGGGTGCTTTTAACTTCACTCTTCGTTGGAACCCTTACTTCAATCGTCACATAGTATAACTATGCTCCACATTCAGCAAGGAACCCGCCTTGATTAAAGCTAAAATCTCTCCCAAACCTAAGTTTGAGAGGCACTCCTGAATCAATATCAAATTAATGAACGTGTATGCTAACCAATGGCATACCTCGTGATACATAGATCACTGAAAACTAAGCAAGTAAAAGACTAATAACATAACTTTATCTCTCGTGAGATTTTCTTTGTAAGATAAACAAATGAATGTTTACTCTTTACTCTAGAAAGGAGGTGATCCAACCGCAGGTTCTCCTACGGTTACCTTGTTACGACTTCACCCCAGTCGCTAATTCCACCGTAAGTGGTAGCCTCCCGAAGGTTAGCTTCCCAATTTCGGGTGAAATCAACTCCCATGGTGTGACGGGCGGTGAGTACAAGACCCGGGAACGTATTCACCGTAGCATTGCTGATCTACGATTACTAGTGATTCCAGCTTCATGGAGTCGAGTTGCAGACTCCAATCCGAACTGAGAGACGCTTTAAGTGATTAGCTCCACCTCGCGGTATCGCAACACTCTGTACGCCCCATTGTAGCACGTGTGTAGCCCTGGCCGTAAGGGCCATGATGACTTGACGTCGTCCTCACCTTCCTCCTTCTTGCGAAGGCAGTCTCCTTAGAGTGCCCAGCTTAACCTGCTGGCAACTAAGGACGAGGGTTGCGCTCGTTGCGGGACTTAACCCAACATCTCACGACACGAGCTGACGACAGCCGTGCAGCACCTGTTTTCAAGCTCCCCGAAGGGCACCACTCTATCTCTAGTGTGTTCTATCAATGTCAAGGCCAGGTAAGGTTCTTCGCGTATCTTCGAATTAAACCACATGCTCCACCACTTGTGCGGGTCCCCGTCTATTCCTTTGAGTTTTAATCTTGCGACCGTACTCCCCAGGCGGTTCACTTAATCTGTTAAGTGCATCACCGAGATGACAAGCATCCCGACGACTAGTGAACATCGTTTAGGGCGTGGACTACCGGGGTATCTAATCCCGTTTGCTCCCCACGCTTTCACGCCTTAGCGTCAGTTATGTTCCAGGAGATCGCCTTCGCTTTCGGTATTCCTAGTGATATCTACGGATTTTACCCCTACACCACTAATTCCATCTCCCCCTCCCATACTCTAGGCTCGTAGTTTCAAGTGCAGTTCTATGGTTGAGCCATAGGATTTCACACCTGACTTACAAGCCCGCCTACGCGTCCTTTACGCCCAGTGATTCCGAGTAACGCTTGCACCCTCCGTATTACCGCGGCTGCTGGCACGGAGTTAGCCGGTGCTTATTCATGAGCTACCGTCATTTTCTTGACTCATAAAAGGAGTTTACACACCGAAATGCGTCATCCTCCACGCGGCGTTGCTGCATCAGGGTTTCCCCCATTGTGCAATATTCCTCACTGCTGCCTCCCGTAGGAGTCTGGTCCGTGTCTCAGTACCAGTGTGGCGGATCATCCTCTCAAACCCGCTACCTGTCATTGCCTTGGTGAGCCATTACCTCACCAACTAACTGATAGGATATAGACCGATCTCTTAGCGAAAAACTTTCCCGACTAGCATTAGAACTAGAAGGAGTATCCAGTATTAATCATCGTTTCCAATGGCTATCCTAGACTAAGAGGTACGTTATCTATATATTACTCACCCGTGCGCCACTAATCCAAGCAGCAAGCTGCTCTTCATCGTTCGACTTGCATGTGTTAAGCACGCCGCCAGCGTTCACTCTGAGCCAGGATCAAACTCTCCATAATTATCTGTTTCCTTGAAACGGAAGTAATTCCGTTTCAATTCCTTGCACTAAAGCTACAAACTATAAATAGTTTGAGTTTTAATCTTTAGAATATTAAAAAACATTCATCATGTAAAGAACACATTTCTGTGCATTACTGATCTTTGCCCAAGATTTAAAAATCATTGGCTTTGTTGCTCTATCTATTACTAGATAGAGACTTGTATGTATCTATTACTATTGGGATCCAATAAATTGGATTCAAATAGAATAGACGGTTGTTGTTAATTAGTTATTTCTAAGTAAACTTATTAATGAGCTAATTACTAACTTATTTCGTTAGTTATTAAGTCTATTTACTTGCTTAGTTTTCAATGATCTCAAACAATCTCAAAAGCTTCAACTCGAAGTCTCTCTAGGCCTTTTTGTTAAGGTCTCTTTGTTTGTGGATGGGAATTATAGGGGGATATTGCTTAATAGATTCTTAAACCTGAAAAAAGATTTTTAAATGTTTCGAAATTGTATTTTGTTGTAATTTTATAGACAGCTTTTAGCTGTCTATTTTTGTTCTTTGTTTAACTCCAATGATACTGGTTCTGAAAAATTTGGGACATCATCATAAGAAAACACTGCGTAATACTTATGTATATTGCTATCACCAAAATTATCATAGGTGTAACTATCAATTCCACCATAAAGCTTTTGTCCATCGTAAGGAGAGCATGGAACTCTAAAAGGATTTTTAACTACTATAGCTCCTCTATAAGCATCATCTTTTGGAATATCCCATTCCAATTTTATTATATTATTCTCAATAGCATATTTAAGATTTTCAACTTTAGCTGGTGCGTTACGACGTTTCTTTATATAATTAATAATCAAAGATGGTCTTTTGGCTCTTTTATCATCCATAAATGTTACATCTTGATTTTTCGACATAACTTTATGTGAAGATGCAGAGATAACAAACATTGCTTTAGGATTTTTTTCTACACTATCAACCATTTCATCAATCGCATATTTATCAAATACGAATCTTTGTTTTGGTTCTGATTTTATATCAGATACACTTACATCATAACCTATTCTCTCGATAATTTTTCTTGTTTTAATCTTTTCATATGTTTTTTCACCATCGCAAGGAACAACCATCTCTATATGAAAACGCAATGTATTAGTAGAATTTATATCTATTGCA is a window of uncultured Sulfurimonas sp. DNA encoding:
- the aat gene encoding leucyl/phenylalanyl-tRNA--protein transferase — its product is MIPQLNKYELKFPNVEKANPDGILAWGGDLSPSRLILAYENGIFPWFNHGDPILWWSPNPRFIMELDDFKISKSLKKSMKKFEYKFDNNFEEVMRKCSNIQRNNQAGTWISSDIIEAFTTLRGMGRAHSIESYKDNKLVGGLYGLAIGKVFCGESMFAEVSDASKSAYAILVKHLKKWGYDFIDCQVPTEHLRSLGAKEVKREYFINRLLKVKMEKINNNWEIDKELI